A single Cucumis melo cultivar AY chromosome 4, USDA_Cmelo_AY_1.0, whole genome shotgun sequence DNA region contains:
- the LOC103486665 gene encoding cytokinin riboside 5'-monophosphate phosphoribohydrolase LOG7 has protein sequence MEETKSRFKRICVFCGSSSGKKPSYQSAAIELGQELVERRIDLVYGGGSVGLMGLVSQAVHDGGRHVLGIIPRTLMPVEITGETVGEVKPVSDMHQRKAEMARQADAFIALPGGYGTLEELLEVITWAQLGIHRKPVGLLNVDGYYNSLLCFIDKAVDEGFVSPTARRIIVSAPTAKALVRQLEEYVPEYDEITSQLVWEDVERRSYVAESEIAT, from the exons atggaagagACAAAGTCCAGATTCAAGAGAATTTGTGTGTTTTGTGGAAGCAGTTCTGGGAAAAAGCCTAGCTACCAGTCTGCAGCTATTGAACTTGGTCAAGAACTG GTGGAAAGAAGGATTGATCTTGTTTATGGAGGTGGGAGCGTGGGATTGATGGGTCTTGTTTCTCAGGCTGTTCATGATGGCGGGCGCCATGTTCTAGG AATAATTCCAAGAACCCTAATGCCTGTGGAG ATAACTGGAGAGACCGTTGGAGAAGTTAAACCGGTGTCGGATATGCACCAAAGGAAGGCCGAAATGGCTCGACAAGCCGATGCTTTCATAGCTTTACCTG GAGGATATGGGACTCTTGAAGAGCTTCTTGAAGTAATTACATGGGCACAACTTGGAATTCATCGCAAGCCA GTGGGATTGTTGAATGTGGATGGATATTACAATTCGTTGCTATGTTTCATTGATAAGGCAGTTGATGAAGGCTTTGTTTCTCCAACTGCACGTCGTATTATTGTGTCTGCTCCAACTGCCAAGGCTTTAGTCAGACAACTTGag GAATACGTACCGGAGTACGATGAGATAACGTCACAGTTGGTGTGGGAAGATGTTGAAAGGAGAAGTTACGTGGCCGAATCAGAGATTGCCACGTAA
- the LOC103486663 gene encoding uncharacterized protein LOC103486663 yields the protein MRLQAPFLRHNIVSPPSLSLTAATFFTAPPPISKFRPPETPSSLRLIMRTPRRKLNVSATLVPDQRPLDLTEENVKQALGEARVELAQIFDDSVGITGVVELAELDGPFVKISLKGRFWHKRSTVVARVGNYLKNRIPEILEVEIEDESQLDDSPASF from the exons ATGCGGCTACAGGCGCCATTTCTCCGCCACAACATCGTCTCACCTCCATCTTTATCATTAACAGCCGCCACCTTCTTCACTGCACCTCCTCCAATATCGAAGTTCCGACCGCCGGAGACGCCATCCAGTTTGCGATTGATAATGAGGACACCGAGGCGGAAACTCAATGTTTCGGCAACGCTGGTTCCAGATCAACGGCCGCTGGATCTGACGGAGGAGAACGTGAAACAGGCACTTGGGGAAGCTCGTGTGGAGCTAGCGCAGATATTCGACGACTCCGTCGGCATTACAG GAGTGGTGGAATTGGCTGAATTGGACGGACCATTTGTCAAAATTAGTCTGAAAGGTCGATTTTGGCATAAGCGTTCAACAGTCGTAGCTCGGGTCGGCAATTATTTGAAGAACAGAATCCCC GAGATTTTGGAAGTTGAAATCGAAGATGAGAGTCAATTGGATGATAGTCCTGCAAGCTTTTAA
- the LOC103486662 gene encoding 2-Cys peroxiredoxin BAS1, chloroplastic-like, whose product MACSAASTALISSNPSSFPAKSNPPIASAPFSRTLALPKSFLGLRKSFQPSAPRSFSSSSSSRATRSRRSFSVRASSELPLVGNVAPDFEAEAVFDQEFIKVKLSEYIGKKYVILFFYPLDFTFVCPTEITAFSDRYDEFKQLNTEVLGVSIDSVFSHLAWVQTDRKSGGLGDLQYPLVSDVTKSISKSYGVLIPDQGIALRGLFIIDKEGIIQHSTINNLAIGRSVDETKRTLQALQYVQENPDEVCPAGWKPGEKSMKPDPKGSKEYFSAVA is encoded by the exons ATGGCTTGCTCCGCCGCATCCACCGCCCTCATCTCCTCCAATCCTTCCTCCTTTCCCGCCAAGTCCAATCCTCCAATTGCTTCCGCCCCCTTCTCCCGAACCCTAGCTCTTCCCAAATCTTTCCTCGGTCTTCGCAAATCCTTCCAACCTTCCGCTCCTCGttccttctcctcctcctcctcctcccgTGCAACTCGTTCTAGACGGAGCTTTTCTGTCCGGGCTTCT AGTGAACTTCCATTGGTTGGAAATGTAGCACCTGATTTTGAGGCAGAGGCAGTTTTTGATCAGGAATTTATCAAG GTTAAACTTTCTGAGTACATTGGGAAGAAATATGTGATTCTATTTTTCTACCCATTGGACTTTACATTTGTTTGTCCCACAG AAATTACTGCTTTCAGTGATCGGTATGACGAATTTAAGCAGCTAAACACAGAGGTTTTGGGTGTTTCAATTGACAGTGTT TTCTCACATCTTGCATGGGTCCAAACTGATAGAAAGTCTGGCGGCCTTGGTGATCTTCAGTATCCATTGGTTTCTGATGTCACTAAATCAATTTCAAAATCTTATGGTGTGCTGATCCCAGATCAG GGAATTGCACTGAGAGGCCTTTTCATTATTGACAAGGAAGGAATTATCCAACACTCCACAATAAACAATCTTGCTATTGGTCGGAGCGTTGACGAGACAAAGAGAACGCTCCAA GCCTTACAATATGTGCAGGAGAACCCCGACGAAGTCTGCCCTGCTGGATGGAAGCCCGGGGAGAAGTCGATGAAGCCAGACCCCAAGGGTAGCAAAGAGTACTTTTCTGCCGTTGCTTAA
- the LOC103486660 gene encoding uncharacterized protein LOC103486660 → MDETSALKPDPPFSNLRRKNSITVPVAVPSKLNLLAATKPSRGAEASPPLPLAFELVPIKSSSSGSSPSLAYTSLRDILPSNTASSSPTAASAANSGYEISIRNRLVKQAAWAYLQPMSSSPGSSGPHLLRRIWLRFSACLSFLNLPIISSITNAFDRIFRVVGINFV, encoded by the coding sequence ATGGACGAGACTTCCGCTCTAAAACCAGACCCACCGTTTTCCAATCTCCGCCGGAAAAACTCCATCACGGTGCCCGTTGCCGTCCCATCTAAGTTAAACCTTCTCGCCGCCACCAAGCCCTCCCGCGGTGCGGAAGCATCCCCGCCGTTACCGTTGGCTTTCGAGCTCGTCCCAATAAAATCCTCTTCCTCTGGGTCGTCTCCTTCCCTTGCATACACTTCCCTCAGAGACATTTTGCCGTCGAACACCGCCAGCAGCTCCCCCACCGCCGCCTCTGCTGCGAATTCAGGGTACGAGATCTCGATCCGCAACCGCCTTGTGAAGCAGGCGGCGTGGGCTTATCTTCAGCCGATGTCTTCCTCTCCAGGCTCCTCAGGACCTCACCTCCTCCGCCGTATTTGGCTCAGATTTTCAGCTTGTCTTAGCTTCCTCAACCTGCCCATAATTTCAAGTATAACCAACGCTTTTGATCGGATATTTCGCGTTGTTGGGATCAATTTTGTCTAA
- the LOC103486661 gene encoding putative HVA22-like protein g — protein sequence MLGELMVRCLLMLFGYAYPAFQCYKTVVQSRIEIRELQFWCQFWIIVAILTVVERIADTLVAWLPMYGELKLALFIYLWYPKTKGTGYVFQTLLRPLVDKHEVDIEQKMVDWRVKAWDLALFYWKNCTELSQSAIVQVFNYLASQPSRPAASAPPQTRRNEHHPTPSAPPAPPPPPNELPSFFRKPPRQSKDSSRSKARKWFPSAPLLGSNSRRSTGTTEEFDVQFPLHDQTNYFYEDQNHNQARFRGSKKTH from the exons ATGTTGGGAGAGTTGATGGTTCGATGCCTTCT GATGCTGTTTGGCTATGCATATCCAGCGTTTCAATGCTACAAAACCGTTGTACAGAGTCGGATCGAGATTCGTGAGCTTCAATTCTGGTGTCAATTTTG GATCATTGTGGCCATCTTAACAGTTGTTGAGAGGATTGCTGACACTTTAGTAGCATG GTTGCCTATGTACGGAGAGTTGAAGCTGGCTCTATTTATCTATTTGTGGTATCCAAAGACTAAG GGAACAGGGTATGTGTTCCAAACTTTGCTACGGCCCTTGGTAGATAAACACGAAGTGGATATTGAACAGAAGATGGTGGATTGGAGAGTCAAGGCTTGGGATTTGGCCTTGTTCTACTGGAAAAACTGCACTGAATTGAGCCAATCAGCAATCGTCCAAGTTTTTAACTACTTGGCTTCTCAGCCCTCTAGGCCAGCAGCTTCAGCACCCCCACAAACAAGG AGGAACGAGCATCATCCAACTCCAAGTGCGCCACCAGCGCCACCGCCACCTCCAAACGAGCTGCCTTCGTTCTTCCGGAAACCTCCAAGGCAAAGCAAAGATTCGAGCAGGAGTAAGGCTAGGAAATGGTTTCCAAGTGCTCCTTTACTCGGTTCTAATAGTCGGCGTTCCACAGGCACGACGGAGGAATTTGATGTGCAATTTCCCCTCCATGACCAAACAAACTATTTTTATGAAGATCAAAACCACAACCAAGCTCGATTCAGAGGATCGAAAAAAACCCATTAG
- the LOC103486659 gene encoding HVA22-like protein j → MLGDFLVRFLLMIFGYCYPAFQCYKVVVKSPIQVQELLYWCQFWIIVAILTVVERIADVFVGWFPMYGELKLALFIYLWYPKTMGSGYVFDQLLRPLVDSNDKDIEKMLLDLRVKAWDLAIFYWNNCTELSQSAFVRVVNYIAAQSNNLGSTSSPPSKKEM, encoded by the exons atgttggGAGATTTCTTAGTTCGATTTCTTCT GATGATATTTGGGTATTGTTATCCAGCTTTTCAATGCTACAAGGTGGTGGTGAAATCCCCAATTCAGGTTCAAGAGCTTCTATATTGGTGCCAATTTTG GATTATTGTGGCAATTTTAACAGTTGTTGAGAGGATTGCTGATGTTTTTGTGGGATGGTTCCCCATGTATGGAGAATTGAAGTTGGCTCTCTTTATCTATTTGTGGTATCCAAAGACTATG gGATCAGGGTATGTATTCGACCAGTTGTTGAGGCCCTTGGTTGATAGTAACGACAAAGATATCGAAAAGATGTTGTTAGATTTGAGAGTAAAAGCTTGGGATTTGGCTATTTTCTACTGGAACAATTGTACTGAGTTGAGCCAATCTGCATTTGTCAGAGTTGTTAACTACATCGCTGCTCAAAGTAACAACCTTGGTTCTACATCTTCACCTCCATCTAAGAAGGAAATGTGA
- the LOC103486658 gene encoding transcription repressor OFP6-like — MAAVKKKLLIKTISVDIGCGSCRKSKSIISQIFRPKPKSPTSYSDRRLFRSLSSSSEKKLSDSDMAYAPEVVGGGGFWKIGGVSVAVEKDSNDPYVDFRQSMLQMILENEIYTQEGLRELLSCFLHLNSPCNHGIIIRAFAEIWDGVFCARSAAPAKQRRHVRSRAF; from the coding sequence ATGGCCGCTGTAAAGAAAAAGCTCCTCATCAAAACCATCTCCGTCGACATTGGCTGTGGCAGTTGCCGTAAGTCCAAATCCATCATCTCACAGATCTTCCGCCCCAAGCCCAAATCCCCAACCTCCTACTCCGACCGCCGCCTGTTCCGTTCACTATCCAGCTCGTCGGAGAAGAAGCTGAGCGATTCCGACATGGCCTACGCCCCTGAAGTCGTGGGCGGAGGCGGCTTCTGGAAAATCGGGGGGGTGAGCGTGGCGGTGGAGAAGGATTCCAACGATCCGTATGTAGATTTCCGGCAGTCGATGCTGCAGATGATTTTGGAGAACGAAATTTACACACAGGAGGGGCTTCGGGAGCTTCTAAGCTGTTTTCTTCATCTAAATTCACCTTGCAACCATGGGATTATAATTCGAGCATTTGCGGAGATCTGGGATGGCGTGTTCTGTGCCAGATCGGCGGCGCCTGCTAAACAGAGACGCCATGTACGGTCACGCGCCTTCTAA